GGCCAGCTCCTCATCTCCATCAGCGACACCGGTGTAGGGCTACCGGACGAAAAGATGGAGGAGATTTTCAGCCCGTTCTTCACCACCAAACCGCAGGGTTCCGGCATGGGACTGGCCATCTGCCGCTCCATCGTCGAGGCACACAGCGGTCGCTTGTGGGCCCGTCCCAATCATGGACGCGGGGCGACGTTTTACTTCACTCTGCCCGCCGAGGTGACTACGCCATCCCCTTCGTTTGCCTGAAGCGCTAGAGTTGCCGCGGTTACTACAGCAACTTCGCTTCCTGCACTTGGCTGCTCTTAATTGTTAGGACTAGAAGCAAAAATATTCTAGAACACGGTCACGTTGTAAGTTTTCTCTTTCGGCGTCCCCGCAATCACAGCGCAGACATTTACGGTGGCCGTGGTTTCCGATACCGTGGCGCGCACAGTGAAATTACCTCCGATAAACGAACCATCGCTTTCGGTTGCAATCGCCGTGTGCCCAGTGGCTGAGGTCGCGAGCGCCACGGTTCCAGTCGCGCAAGCGCCCGCAGCCAAAGCTGATCCGCCAATCGATCCTGTCGTCCCGGTCTGCACGAGCGGGATATTGCTTGCCACGTAAGGTGCCGAAGGAATCACATGGGGGAACGCCGCCGTGTTCTCCGGGAGGATGTTCTGCTCCGAGAAGCCGTCTCCGATCCATTGGACGGTCAATGTCCCCGGGTTGCCGCCTTGATTTGCAATCGTTACGCCAAGCTGGGCTGAAGTCTGGGAGCCCGCCACCGCGTTACCCAGGATCTCCGGGGTAATGACCTGTGCATTTCCATAGTGAGACAGAACCGTAAGCTCTCCAGAGGCTGCATATGGGCCGGAACCAACGTAGATATCCCAAAGGTCGGTGCGGTTTCTGCCGATGTAGCTTAGGCGATACTCGCCAGAGAGAAGGAGGTTTGGCTGCGTCGTATTCGGCGGTTCTGCAGCTACGAAAGTACCGCCGCTGCTTGGAACGTAGATGGTCTTCGATGACCCTGGCGTCTGAATATGCACGATCGGAACATTCCTTCCGTCGCTCGAATACAGAAGCGATTGCGAATTAGTTCCGACGGACTTCGGGAACTTCCCGTTGATGTTGCCGGAAAATATCCCGGAGAGGCTGAGTTGCGCATTTCCCGCGCTGCTCACATAGAACGGGGCGATCGTAGGCTGAGACGTTCCGCCATATCCGAAGTAGGTCGCGCCTGAAGGAAGGCTAAGATGCGCGTTGCCCTCAAGCTGTACCAGGCTGGTTGCGGTGTAAGTCGAAGCATCCACAAAGAACGTCGGAGAAACCATCGTCACGTCGCTGTTATTGGATGAATTTATAACGACGAAGGGATAATCCATCTTGCTCTGCACATCCTCGAAGTGTGGCGCCTCAAAGACAACCTGCATCGGATTCGTGCCAATAACGACCTGACACCCATCAATTCTGGGCGCAAAGAAAAAGAATTCGGCACTGCTGCCTCCAGAAGCCCCGAGAATCTGAATGCAATTCTGACCCGTAGCCGTGCCGTCCGATTGTGCTCCGTTGGCAATTGTGCAGTTGATGCAGGAGATGCTCTCGCCGGAATTGCTCAGGCTCTCCGCATAGTAGAGGTTGATATCGTTCGTTCCGATGGCCACCGTGTCGAACGAGTCATCGAAGGAATTGTTCCCGAAGGTCAGGCCGATGTGAAACTGTGCCGTGGTGCTCGTATTCGGGATATAGCCTCCGACTGCGATATCCTTCGCCTTGAAGCCCTGAATATTTACCTGAAGCCCAATGGCTGTGTTCGAGTTTCCTGTCGTACCGGGTCCAAGCAGGCTAAGGTCTCGTATTCCCCACCCGGCCGTGTTCGGACCCGATGCTCCGTTGATCGTGATAGCAGTTCCACTGGCCGCGGTGAACTTGAGGACAGAACCATCCTTGCTCTGACCTTCGATATTGCAAGTGCCGTTAATGACAATCGGAGTGGAAAATAGATAGGGAGAAGCGGCAGCCGGGATAATTACTGTACCGCCATTCTTATAGGTCGCGCACGCTGCGTTGATCCAATTGCCAATATCCTGCGTTCCCGTCTTTGGGCACCACGAGGGCGCGAGAGACGTGGAAGCCGTGCCGCAGGCGACCGCGCTCAGTGTCCCGTTGACGCTCGTGGCTGGCCCAGATACAACGGTCTGGGAAATCGCCACAG
This portion of the Acidicapsa acidisoli genome encodes:
- a CDS encoding glycoside hydrolase family 55 protein; this encodes MKRFVLSLSIIYLFCTVAISQTVVSGPATSVNGTLSAVACGTASTSLAPSWCPKTGTQDIGNWINAACATYKNGGTVIIPAAASPYLFSTPIVINGTCNIEGQSKDGSVLKFTAASGTAITINGASGPNTAGWGIRDLSLLGPGTTGNSNTAIGLQVNIQGFKAKDIAVGGYIPNTSTTAQFHIGLTFGNNSFDDSFDTVAIGTNDINLYYAESLSNSGESISCINCTIANGAQSDGTATGQNCIQILGASGGSSAEFFFFAPRIDGCQVVIGTNPMQVVFEAPHFEDVQSKMDYPFVVINSSNNSDVTMVSPTFFVDASTYTATSLVQLEGNAHLSLPSGATYFGYGGTSQPTIAPFYVSSAGNAQLSLSGIFSGNINGKFPKSVGTNSQSLLYSSDGRNVPIVHIQTPGSSKTIYVPSSGGTFVAAEPPNTTQPNLLLSGEYRLSYIGRNRTDLWDIYVGSGPYAASGELTVLSHYGNAQVITPEILGNAVAGSQTSAQLGVTIANQGGNPGTLTVQWIGDGFSEQNILPENTAAFPHVIPSAPYVASNIPLVQTGTTGSIGGSALAAGACATGTVALATSATGHTAIATESDGSFIGGNFTVRATVSETTATVNVCAVIAGTPKEKTYNVTVF